The Henckelia pumila isolate YLH828 chromosome 2, ASM3356847v2, whole genome shotgun sequence genome includes a window with the following:
- the LOC140885201 gene encoding uncharacterized protein isoform X2, with protein MSGDYDFSTADYAAAIAAAAFAVQSLDNSRNKQTKGTTYDPDKPVNSLNSKAEVAEIVSEPRKSSLKFSEEIPKTSFRDKSIPEKAPSIKKKVSFEDITDKPENRALGRTAERTPSTARSPSFADKNLDMTDKRKPEASLPMPYHPPVESSMIRPVENKIKKAMKLGPGDAKADSWEKAEMVSVKERYEKMMVNVEKWGTKKKAQAKRKIETIEAELDRRRVKAMKRYRDSINRIEGIARGAKAQAEESRRNEELKAKEKAKKIRATGKLPASCLCF; from the exons ATGAGTGGGGATTATGATTTCAGCACAGCTGATTATGCCGCAGCAATTGCAGCAGCAGCTTTTGCTGTTCAATCccttgataattcaagaaacaaGCAAACCAAAGGGACAACATATGACCCCGATAAGCCAGTAAACTCGTTGAATAGCAAAGCAGAAGTTGCTGAAATTGTGTCCGAACCACGCAAAAGTTCACTAAAATTCTCTG AGGAAATTCCAAAGACAAGTTTCAGAGACAAAAGCATACCTGAGAAAGCACCATCCATCAAGAAGAAAGTGAGCTTTGAAGATATTACTGACAAGCCCGAAAATCGAGCACTAGGGAGGACAGCTGAACGCACCCCGTCCACAGCAAGGTCTCCATCTTTTGCAGATAAAAATTTGGATATGACAGACAAGAGAAAGCCTGAGGCCTCATTGCCAATGCCTTATCATCCGCCTGTAGAATCGTCCATGATTCGACCTGTTGAGAACAAGATAAAGAAGGCAATGAAACTTGGACCTGGGGATGCTAAGGCAGATTCTTGGGAAAAGGCCGAGATGGTTAGCGTAAAGGAAAG GTATGAGAAGATGATGGTGAATGTCGAAAAGTGGGGGACTAAAAAGAAGGCACAGGCTAAACGCAAAATAGAAACAATAGAG GCTGAATTGGACAGGAGAAGAGTAAAAGCCATGAAGAGATATCGCGACTCGATCAATAGAATCGAAGGGATTGCCAGAGGAGCTAAAGCACAAGCAGAGGAGAGTCGCAGAAACGAGGAGCTCAAAGCGAAAGAGAAAGCAAAGAAAATCAGAGCTACAGGGAAACTTCCAGCTTCTTGTTTGTGCTTTTGA
- the LOC140880747 gene encoding heparanase-like protein 2 produces MAQPVPKMILFCVLLSSFCLAFADNHVKLNPESAINIAFAQAVKLNVESVTNIAKTDDNFICATLDWWPSDKCDYGQCPWGQAGLLNLDLDNKILANAIRAFNPLRIRLGGSLQDQVLYKVGDSIKKCPHFKKRDGELFGFTRGCFHMDRWDQLNKLFNDTGAKITFGLNALIGRKRAEGDDMLMVGDWNSKNAHDFMQYTASKGYKIDSYELGNELCGSGVSRRVEADQYGKDVIELKRIVQDVYPDPSTQPKVLGPGGFYDEQWFKTFLQTTGPNVVDGLTHHTYNLGAGVDSTLINKVQDPYFLDQVAQTYKDASNSVNLFGPWSGAWVGEGGGAYNSGGKDVSHTFVNGFWYLDQLGMTATFNHKVFCRQALIGGNYALLNTTTFIPNPDFYGALLWHRLMGKNVLGTSHDGSPYLRAYTHCSKNSNGIATMLINMSNSTTFEVSVMNDMNLHPNGRKSKGDENNTQREEYHLTPQDGNIQSDVVLLNGTPLTLTTSSDIPDMKPQLVDNGSPIAVGPDSIVFATIKGFNAPACAN; encoded by the exons ATGGCTCAACCAGTCCCAAAGATGATACTATTTTGTGTTCTTTTGTCGAGTTTTTGTTTAGCTTTTGCAGATAATCATGTGAAGTTGAATCCGGAGTCGGCGATCAACATAGCTTTTGCACAAGCTGTGAAGTTGAATGTGGAGTCGGTGACCAACATCGCAAAAACAGACGATAACTTCATATGTGCAACATTGGATTGGTGGCCTTCAGACAAATGCGACTACGGTCAATGCCCATGGGGACAAGCTGGCCTCCTCAATCTG GATTTGGATAACAAGATCCTTGCTAATGCCATAAGAG CCTTCAACCCTCTTCGGATCAGACTTGGAGGATCACTACAAGATCAAGTTCTATACAAAGTTGGCGACTCTATCAAGAAGTGCCCACATTTTAAGAAAAGAGATGGCGAACTGTTTGGATTCACCAGAGGTTGTTTTCATATGGACAGATGGGATCAACTCAATAAATTGTTCAACGATACCGG GGCTAAAATAACTTTTGGCTTGAATGCTCTAATCGGAAGAAAGAGAGCTGAAGGTGATGACATGCTTATGGTGGGTGACTGGAACTCAAAAAATGCCCATGACTTCATGCAGTACACGGCCTCTAAAGGATACAAGATCGACTCCTACGAACTAG GCAACGAGCTCTGTGGAAGTGGGGTATCGAGAAGAGTAGAAGCAGATCAATATGGGAAAGATGTTATCGAACTCAAGAGAATAGTCCAAGATGTGTATCCTGACCCTTCTACACAACCTAAGGTCTTAGGCCCTGGTGGATTCTATGATGAGCAATGGTTCAAGACATTCCTCCAGACAACAGGACCAAATGTGGTCGATGGTTTAACCCACCACACTTACAATCTTGGTGCAG GTGTTGACTCCACTCTTATCAACAAGGTTCAAGATCCCTATTTCCTCGACCAAGTTGCTCAAACATATAAAGACGCTTCCAACAGTGTCAACTTATTCGGGCCATGGTCCGGGGCATGGGTTGGCGAAGGAGGAGGGGCTTATAACAGTGGTGGCAAAGATGTTTCTCATACTTTTGTTAACGGATTCTG GTATTTGGATCAATTGGGTATGACCGCAACATTCAACCACAAGGTTTTCTGCAGGCAAGCATTGATCGGAGGAAACTATGCTTTGTTAAACACAACTACCTTCATCCCAAATCCGGATTTCTATGG tGCTCTTTTGTGGCACCGCTTGATGGGAAAGAACGTGCTCGGTACCTCCCATGACGGCTCCCCTTACTTGCGCGCTTATACTCATTGCTCCAAAAACTCG AATGGAATCGCAACGATGCTCATCAACATGTCAAATTCTACAACATTCGAGGTTTCGGTCATGAATGACATGAACTTACACCCCAACGGACGCAAGTCGAAAGGTGACGAGAACAATACACAGAGGGAAGAGTATCATTTGACTCCACAAGATGGAAATATTCAGAGTGATGTTGTCTTGCTGAATGGAACTCCACTGACGCTCACTACATCCTCTGATATTCCCGACATGAAGCCGCAGCTTGTCGACAATGGTTCGCCTATCGCCGTGGGTCCGGATTCAATAGTTTTTGCTACCATCAAAGGATTCAACGCTCCAGCTTGTGCTAATTag
- the LOC140885201 gene encoding uncharacterized protein isoform X1 produces MSGDYDFSTADYAAAIAAAAFAVQSLDNSRNKQTKGTTYDPDKPVNSLNSKAEVAEIVSEPRKSSLKFSEEIPKTSFRDKSIPEKAPSIKKKVSFEDITDKPENRALGRTAERTPSTARSPSFADKNLDMTDKRKPEASLPMPYHPPVESSMIRPVENKIKKAMKLGPGDAKADSWEKAEMVSVKERYEKMMVNVEKWGTKKKAQAKRKIETIELENFQAELDRRRVKAMKRYRDSINRIEGIARGAKAQAEESRRNEELKAKEKAKKIRATGKLPASCLCF; encoded by the exons ATGAGTGGGGATTATGATTTCAGCACAGCTGATTATGCCGCAGCAATTGCAGCAGCAGCTTTTGCTGTTCAATCccttgataattcaagaaacaaGCAAACCAAAGGGACAACATATGACCCCGATAAGCCAGTAAACTCGTTGAATAGCAAAGCAGAAGTTGCTGAAATTGTGTCCGAACCACGCAAAAGTTCACTAAAATTCTCTG AGGAAATTCCAAAGACAAGTTTCAGAGACAAAAGCATACCTGAGAAAGCACCATCCATCAAGAAGAAAGTGAGCTTTGAAGATATTACTGACAAGCCCGAAAATCGAGCACTAGGGAGGACAGCTGAACGCACCCCGTCCACAGCAAGGTCTCCATCTTTTGCAGATAAAAATTTGGATATGACAGACAAGAGAAAGCCTGAGGCCTCATTGCCAATGCCTTATCATCCGCCTGTAGAATCGTCCATGATTCGACCTGTTGAGAACAAGATAAAGAAGGCAATGAAACTTGGACCTGGGGATGCTAAGGCAGATTCTTGGGAAAAGGCCGAGATGGTTAGCGTAAAGGAAAG GTATGAGAAGATGATGGTGAATGTCGAAAAGTGGGGGACTAAAAAGAAGGCACAGGCTAAACGCAAAATAGAAACAATAGAG CTGGAAAATTTTCAGGCTGAATTGGACAGGAGAAGAGTAAAAGCCATGAAGAGATATCGCGACTCGATCAATAGAATCGAAGGGATTGCCAGAGGAGCTAAAGCACAAGCAGAGGAGAGTCGCAGAAACGAGGAGCTCAAAGCGAAAGAGAAAGCAAAGAAAATCAGAGCTACAGGGAAACTTCCAGCTTCTTGTTTGTGCTTTTGA
- the LOC140885089 gene encoding uncharacterized protein, protein MSAEYDYSSADYAAAIAAAALAVQSLDNSRTKEHKGITYDPNKPVNSLNSKAEVAEIVPEPRKSSLKFSKEIPKTSFRDKSIPEKAPSIKKVSFEDIIDKPENRALGRTAERTPSPARSPSFADKNLDMTDRKKPEASFPRPYHPPIESSMSRPVENKIKKAMKLRPGDAKADSWLKAEMVSIKERYEKMMVNVEKWGTKKKARAKRKIETIEDELDRRRVKAMKRYRDSINRIEGIARGAKAQAEESRRNEELKAKERAKKIRATGKLPATCLCF, encoded by the exons ATGAGTGCGGAATATGATTATAGCAGCGCTGATTATGCCGCAGCAATTGCAGCAGCAGCTCTTGCTGTTCAATCACTTGATAATTCAAGAACTAAGGAACACAAAGGGATAACATATGACCCCAATAAACCAGTAAACTCGTTGAATAGCAAAGCAGAAGTTGCTGAAATTGTGCCCGAACCACGCAAAAGTTCACTAAAATTCTCTA aGGAAATTCCAAAGACAAGTTTCAGAGACAAAAGTATACCTGAGAAAGCACCATCCATCAAGAAAGTGAGTTTTGAAGATATTATTGACAAGCCCGAAAATCGAGCACTAGGGAGGACAGCTGAACGTACCCCGTCCCCGGCAAGGTCTCCATCTTTTGCAGATAAAAATTTGGATATGACAGACAGGAAAAAGCCTGAGGCCTCATTCCCAAGACCTTATCATCCGCCTATAGAATCGTCCATGAGTCGACCTGTTGAGAACAAGATAAAGAAAGCAATGAAACTTAGACCTGGGGATGCTAAGGCAGATTCTTGGTTAAAGGCCGAGATGGTTAGCATCAAGGAAAG GTATGAGAAGATGATGGTGAATGTCGAAAAGTGGGGGACTAAAAAGAAGGCACGGGCTAAACGCAAAATAGAAACAATAGAG GATGAATTGGACAGGAGAAGAGTAAAAGCCATGAAGAGATATCGCGACTCGATCAATAGAATCGAAGGGATTGCCAGAGGAGCTAAAGCACAAGCAGAGGAGAGTCGCAGAAACGAGGAGCTCAAAGCGAAAGAGAGAGCAAAGAAAATCAGAGCTACAGGGAAACTTCCAGCTACTTGTTTGTGCTTTTGA